Proteins encoded by one window of Pseudobdellovibrionaceae bacterium:
- the rplV gene encoding 50S ribosomal protein L22 gives MEVKASLKYARIGTQKARLVADLVRGKDVNEALQTLAFTEKKGAVLIKKLIESGVANAEQKKVIDVDNLYVKTITVDQGPMLKRFTPRAKGSASGILKKMSHINIVLDER, from the coding sequence ATGGAAGTAAAAGCTAGTTTAAAATATGCACGAATTGGAACACAGAAAGCACGTTTAGTGGCTGATTTGGTTCGTGGTAAAGACGTGAATGAGGCTCTTCAAACTTTGGCCTTCACTGAAAAGAAAGGTGCCGTTTTGATTAAGAAGTTAATCGAATCTGGTGTTGCCAATGCTGAGCAAAAGAAAGTGATTGATGTGGACAATCTTTATGTAAAGACCATCACAGTAGATCAAGGTCCAATGCTAAAAAGATTTACACCAAGAGCAAAGGGCAGTGCTTCAGGTATTTTGAAGAAAATGAGTCACATCAACATCGTTTTGGATGAAAGATAA
- the rpsS gene encoding 30S ribosomal protein S19, translating to MSRSLKKGPFVDEHLMKKIENAISTGDKKVIKTWSRRSTVLPECTGLTFAVHNGRKFVPVYVQDNMVGHKFGEFAPTRTYTGHGDKKGK from the coding sequence GTGTCTAGATCATTAAAAAAAGGTCCATTTGTTGATGAGCATCTGATGAAGAAAATTGAAAACGCAATTTCTACAGGTGACAAAAAAGTGATTAAAACTTGGTCGCGCAGATCTACTGTACTTCCTGAGTGCACAGGTCTTACGTTTGCAGTTCACAACGGTCGTAAGTTTGTCCCAGTTTACGTTCAAGACAATATGGTAGGTCACAAGTTCGGTGAATTTGCTCCTACTAGAACATACACTGGTCATGGCGATAAAAAAGGTAAATAG